A single region of the Halorussus gelatinilyticus genome encodes:
- a CDS encoding SagB/ThcOx family dehydrogenase, producing MDLDTDALNRLMSSAYDRRSTDPAPDRTHLDAFRRKEFSEADLAETFHENTKYTEHTDRSDQSTMSHFVHDETMQYAVSKAPPEYEGRERIDLPAPSETFDVDLSEAVRRRRTVRSYSGDGLSLDRLSTLLYYSCGATGRISAADGVENLGRAYPSGGGLYPVEIYFAVLNGGDDLDEGLYYYVPDDHALRVLERGDDEFADEVAALFATGGLLDPTDAAVAFALTGAFWRSKAKYGPRGYRFALQESGHVVQNVQLVATAMGLASAPFAAARENEVNDFLGVDGVDEAAIYTGFVGVPDARRADHFPEGGSRR from the coding sequence ATGGACCTCGACACCGACGCGCTGAACCGACTCATGTCGAGCGCGTACGACCGTCGGAGTACCGACCCCGCTCCCGACCGCACGCATCTCGACGCGTTCCGACGAAAGGAGTTCTCCGAGGCCGACCTCGCGGAGACGTTCCACGAGAACACGAAGTACACCGAACACACCGACCGGAGCGACCAGTCTACGATGTCGCACTTCGTCCACGACGAGACGATGCAGTACGCCGTCTCGAAGGCACCCCCGGAGTACGAGGGCCGCGAGCGAATCGACCTCCCGGCCCCGTCCGAGACGTTCGACGTGGACCTCTCGGAGGCCGTGCGCCGCCGTCGGACCGTCCGTTCGTACTCGGGCGACGGACTCTCGCTCGACCGCCTCTCGACGCTCCTGTACTACAGTTGCGGAGCGACCGGACGCATCTCGGCGGCCGACGGCGTCGAGAACTTGGGTCGCGCGTATCCCTCGGGCGGCGGTCTCTACCCGGTCGAAATCTACTTCGCGGTGCTGAACGGGGGCGACGACCTCGACGAAGGGCTTTACTACTACGTGCCCGACGACCACGCGCTTCGCGTCCTCGAACGCGGCGACGACGAGTTCGCCGACGAGGTGGCGGCGTTGTTCGCCACCGGCGGCCTCCTCGACCCGACCGACGCCGCGGTCGCGTTCGCGCTCACGGGGGCGTTCTGGCGGAGCAAGGCCAAGTACGGGCCGCGGGGTTACCGGTTCGCGCTCCAGGAGTCGGGCCACGTCGTCCAGAACGTGCAACTCGTCGCCACCGCGATGGGGCTGGCGTCGGCCCCCTTCGCCGCGGCCCGCGAGAACGAGGTCAACGACTTCCTCGGCGTGGACGGCGTGGACGAGGCGGCCATCTACACCGGGTTCGTCGGGGTCCCCGACGCCCGACGCGCCGACCACTTCCCCGAGGGAGGGAGCCGGCGATGA
- a CDS encoding CPBP family intramembrane glutamic endopeptidase — protein MATVSLVWLAAVVGYLPAQLVYVIVSSSVVSAYPRLRRYNYWTYAAFSLLYGGAFYVVAPVSVPFAFRSAYLALVPVGFAMYYADTYAVSRAVGTSLQRDVSHPFSMLPILLVPIPEEILFRAGLAPLIDAFGPVAFGVASALLFGLIHFTFGARDVVVKVGNGIVFASVFVVTGSVTATILVHLGYNLASFHVFSDYSEDLAALP, from the coding sequence ATGGCCACGGTTTCGCTCGTCTGGCTGGCCGCCGTCGTCGGATATCTTCCGGCGCAACTCGTCTACGTCATCGTCTCGTCGTCGGTGGTGTCGGCGTATCCGCGCTTGCGCCGCTACAACTACTGGACGTACGCGGCATTCAGTCTCCTCTACGGCGGCGCGTTCTACGTGGTGGCCCCGGTGTCGGTCCCCTTCGCGTTCCGGTCCGCCTACCTCGCGCTCGTCCCGGTCGGTTTCGCCATGTACTACGCCGACACGTACGCGGTGTCGCGGGCGGTCGGAACGTCGCTCCAGCGCGACGTCAGCCACCCCTTCTCGATGCTCCCGATACTCCTCGTCCCGATTCCCGAGGAAATCCTGTTCCGGGCGGGACTCGCGCCCCTGATAGACGCTTTCGGTCCGGTCGCGTTCGGGGTCGCGTCCGCCCTCCTGTTCGGTCTCATCCACTTCACGTTCGGCGCGCGCGACGTGGTAGTCAAGGTCGGCAACGGAATCGTCTTCGCGAGCGTGTTCGTGGTCACCGGCTCCGTGACCGCGACGATACTCGTTCACCTCGGGTACAACCTCGCGTCGTTTCACGTCTTCTCGGACTACTCGGAGGACCTCGCGGCGCTTCCCTGA
- a CDS encoding excinuclease ABC subunit C, which translates to MDGDAVRERAGELPRQPGVYQFQDGETVVYVGKAVDIRDRVRSYADPRSRRIRRMVKRADSIDYSVTDTETQALLLEANLIKRFQPRYNVRLKDDKSYPLVQLTDHEFPRIEITRDPDPEARARRDGGGTGASGSGPTVSGPRVFGPFTRKTQVEVVVKALRETYGVRGCSDHKYSNRDRPCLDYDIGLCTAPCTDEIDRESYVADVESVVRFFEGETGVLADPLRRQMEEAAAGQEFERAANLRDKLDAVEGFHGGAGEAVADQSDERAVDVLGVALEGDSATVARLHSESGQLVDRERHAVTIPESDADDADTRASAVLSAFVTQYYTERDLPDALLFSDRPDDEEVLDWLESEGVSARVPGAGREATLVDLALKNARRGASESDALAALRDALNLDRVPRRIEGFDVSHAQGKHAVGSDVAFEDGSADKSGYRRKKLTDENDDYANMYDLVRWRADRAVEDRDDRPDPDLLLIDGGEGQLNAARDALADAGWDVPAVALAKDEELVVTPDGTFDWPSDADHLHVLQRVRDEAHRFAVQYHQTLRDDVSTELDNVPGIGPATRRSLLRRFGSVEGIRDASRAELRAVEGVGEKTAETIETRL; encoded by the coding sequence ATGGACGGGGACGCGGTACGCGAACGCGCCGGCGAGTTACCACGTCAGCCCGGCGTCTACCAGTTTCAGGACGGCGAGACGGTCGTCTACGTCGGCAAGGCCGTGGACATCCGGGACCGCGTGCGGTCGTACGCCGACCCTCGCAGTCGGCGCATCCGCCGGATGGTCAAGCGCGCGGACAGCATCGACTACTCGGTCACGGACACCGAGACGCAGGCCCTCCTGCTGGAAGCCAACCTCATCAAGCGGTTCCAACCGCGGTACAACGTCCGGCTGAAGGACGACAAATCGTATCCGCTGGTCCAACTCACCGACCACGAGTTCCCCCGCATCGAGATCACCCGCGACCCGGACCCCGAGGCCCGCGCGCGACGCGACGGCGGCGGAACGGGAGCGTCCGGGAGCGGCCCCACCGTCTCCGGCCCGCGCGTGTTCGGTCCCTTCACGCGCAAGACGCAGGTCGAGGTCGTCGTGAAGGCGCTCCGGGAGACCTACGGCGTCCGGGGCTGTTCGGACCACAAGTACAGCAACCGCGACCGGCCCTGCTTGGACTACGACATCGGTCTCTGCACCGCGCCCTGCACCGACGAAATCGACCGCGAGTCGTACGTCGCCGACGTGGAGTCGGTCGTCCGCTTCTTCGAGGGCGAGACCGGCGTCCTCGCCGACCCGCTCCGGAGGCAGATGGAGGAGGCCGCCGCCGGTCAGGAGTTCGAGCGCGCCGCGAACCTCCGGGACAAACTCGACGCGGTGGAGGGGTTCCACGGCGGCGCGGGCGAGGCGGTCGCCGACCAGAGCGACGAACGCGCGGTGGACGTGCTGGGCGTCGCGTTGGAAGGCGACTCGGCGACCGTCGCGCGTCTCCACAGCGAGTCGGGGCAGCTCGTGGACCGCGAGCGCCACGCCGTGACGATTCCGGAGAGCGACGCCGACGACGCCGACACTCGGGCCAGCGCGGTCCTCTCGGCGTTCGTGACTCAGTACTACACCGAGCGTGACCTGCCCGACGCCCTGCTCTTCTCGGACCGTCCGGACGACGAGGAGGTGCTGGACTGGCTCGAAAGCGAGGGCGTGTCGGCCCGCGTGCCGGGCGCCGGCCGAGAGGCGACGCTGGTGGACCTCGCGCTGAAGAACGCCCGGCGCGGCGCGAGCGAATCCGACGCGCTGGCCGCGCTCCGGGACGCCCTGAACTTAGACAGGGTACCCCGCCGCATCGAGGGCTTCGACGTGAGCCACGCGCAGGGCAAGCACGCGGTCGGGAGCGACGTGGCTTTCGAGGACGGGTCGGCGGACAAGTCGGGCTACCGCCGGAAGAAGTTGACCGACGAGAACGACGACTACGCGAACATGTACGACTTGGTTCGCTGGCGCGCCGACCGCGCGGTCGAGGACAGGGACGACCGCCCGGACCCCGACCTGCTCCTCATCGACGGCGGCGAGGGGCAACTCAACGCGGCCAGAGACGCGCTCGCGGACGCCGGTTGGGACGTGCCCGCGGTCGCGCTCGCCAAGGACGAGGAGCTGGTCGTCACGCCCGACGGCACGTTCGACTGGCCGAGCGACGCCGACCACCTCCACGTCCTCCAGCGCGTCCGCGACGAGGCCCACCGCTTCGCGGTCCAGTACCACCAGACCCTGCGCGACGACGTTTCGACCGAACTCGACAACGTACCGGGTATCGGACCCGCGACGCGCCGGAGCCTCCTCCGGCGGTTCGGGAGCGTCGAGGGGATTCGGGACGCTTCGCGGGCGGAGTTGCGGGCGGTCGAAGGCGTCGGCGAGAAGACGGCCGAGACCATCGAGACGCGGCTCTGA
- a CDS encoding lamin tail domain-containing protein has protein sequence MARKQFLSILMVVALVGSLTVAGSAAVVPTTEDVSTSSISGSVTVTVTSAADGDTVDVRYQNGSTDTVRLLGVDTPEVNVENTPGEFEGVPNTQAGKDCLRSAGKNASQFTKDTIVGETVTLKFDSKSDRRGDYGRLLAYVYVNGENFNLDLVEKGHARVYDSSFSQRQTFYSAENESQANLRGLWHCRTVDDGGSGGDDGSDSGTASVEWVYAEASSTNDERVQIKNTGSGELDLSGYALEDEAGHTYTFPDGFTLASGESVWVHSGSGTDDSDDLYAAFGHEIWNDYGDTAYLYDESGSEVDRRSY, from the coding sequence GTGGCACGAAAGCAGTTCCTTTCGATACTGATGGTAGTAGCGCTCGTCGGGAGTCTGACCGTCGCGGGAAGCGCGGCGGTCGTCCCGACGACCGAGGACGTATCGACGAGTAGCATCAGCGGTTCGGTGACCGTGACGGTCACGAGCGCGGCGGACGGCGACACCGTGGACGTCCGGTACCAGAACGGTTCGACCGACACCGTCCGACTGCTCGGCGTGGACACGCCCGAGGTCAACGTCGAGAACACGCCCGGCGAGTTCGAGGGCGTCCCGAACACCCAAGCGGGCAAGGACTGCCTCCGGAGCGCCGGGAAGAACGCCAGCCAGTTCACGAAGGACACCATCGTCGGCGAGACGGTCACGCTGAAGTTCGACAGCAAGTCCGACCGGCGCGGCGACTACGGTCGCCTGCTGGCGTACGTCTACGTGAACGGCGAGAACTTCAACCTCGACCTCGTCGAGAAGGGTCACGCCCGCGTCTACGATAGCTCGTTCAGTCAGCGACAGACGTTCTACAGCGCCGAGAACGAGTCACAGGCCAACCTGCGGGGCCTCTGGCACTGCCGGACCGTCGACGACGGCGGTAGCGGCGGCGACGACGGGAGCGATAGCGGCACTGCCTCGGTCGAGTGGGTCTACGCCGAAGCCAGCAGCACGAACGACGAGCGCGTCCAGATCAAGAACACCGGGAGCGGCGAGCTCGACCTGTCGGGCTACGCGCTCGAAGACGAGGCAGGCCACACCTACACCTTCCCCGACGGCTTCACCCTCGCGTCGGGCGAATCGGTCTGGGTCCACTCCGGGAGCGGCACCGACGACTCGGACGACCTCTACGCCGCGTTCGGCCACGAAATCTGGAACGACTACGGCGACACGGCGTACCTCTACGACGAGAGCGGTAGCGAAGTGGACCGTCGGTCGTACTGA